The genomic DNA CATCCATAACAGGCATATCAATATCATGCTTATTGCAAATTTCAACAACCCTAAATATAAGTTCTTCCCTCCCCTCATTCCTCATTTCTTGTAATTGAATTTTGGTATCATTGACAAGTGACAAAGCATTCAAAAGATCTTGATCACACCTTTGTAGCGTTATACTCAAATCATTTCTGATTCTCAAAATCTTAACCATCATATATAACatgaagataaaattaaatgattgaaGCACATCTAGCAAAAGCATTGTTTCACCAAATTTTTCAAATGAGGGACTATTCTCAACTTCTTCAATTACCCCAACAATGTCACCATACAAAGTTATCAAACCAGTGAGATTCATAAAGTGGGAACCCCAACGATGTCATTCGCTCGAGTAACATATGAATCTTGATTCATTCTACTACCAGTCTATATCTTGCCCTCTTCAATCAATTTAGCAAATTGAGTTAGTTGTTTGTCCTGAAATATTTTTTGTCTCTTGTTAGAAGATCATATGAAATTAACAAACATATTGACCTTACCAATAAAACCACTAACATGTTTGTGATTCTTAGAACAAGCAACAAATGCCAATTAAAGTTGATGTGTGAAACAATGCACATAATAAGCATATGAATTCTCATTTTagattaaaattttcaaaccaCCAAACCGACCTCGCATATTGCTAGCTTCGTCATACCCTTGCCCCCTAATGCTAGACAAACTCAAGTCATTAATAGACAAAAATGTCAACAACTGCTCAAGTGCATCTTTAAGTGACTTAGCACTTGTTTCTTTAACATTTACAATGTCAAGAAATCTTTCATTTAAAAAACCTTCACTATCAACATAACAAACAACAACGACCATTTATTCTTTACCAACATAATGAATATTGCTTAATCtctgatatatatttttaattgattttgtttttgtagggactaaaaatgaaattcaaaatttttacagggatcattttcttaaataactATATGTatcattatagtttttttttatttttatttttattttatttttatatcaatttcATTATAGTTctcctcttttttcttctttttattcatTGACATCAAATATCAAGTCTACATCTtggaaaaaagagaaataaagatAATTAATGTGATATGTTAATGATATGACGAGaaagaagagataaaaaaaaatgttgaataaatatattattgatgttTTTAATCACACTCACATCAAATGATCACATTAAAGTCTATGTATATACAGGCGTGAGAAAATCGTTCACCATATTTACTTGATTAGTCTACATTTATTATCATGATGAATACCAGAACATGATGACCATTAACTTCTGCAAAATTACGATGGATGACCGTGGTTACATGCATATCATGATATCAAACATATAATTTGAGTGACCCagttgcaacttgcaagttGCAATGCCTTTGCATCATTTTGCTTGCGGGTCTCACGCCtccatatttaatattttatatgtcACTTTCTTAGCATTGTTATGACTTTTTTGCATTCATTACTCTAGCACAACAATTTCAATTTATATTGTCTGTTTGCATTTGTTTCTTTGCCATATTCGGTAAGGACTACACCTCAAATGTCGAGaatattttaccttttttacGGCATTAGTATTACTTTTTGAAATacataaaattcaaatcaaatttaaaacaacagttatggtgaatcatatatttaCCTAgagttctctcaaaaaaaatatatttacctaGAGATAGAATAAATTCTTTGACTGCACATGAAGGCCAACCTGGACATTTGTCCATGACTAATTATTCACCATACAAGTTCCTGAGTTCCTGATACATGGGGTGGGCAAATACGGGTGGACCCGAATTTACCCGACCAATCCAATgtaaatttatacatttggtTTGGGTTAAAATGGATAATGTATTAGTCGGGTGAATTTTACGGATTATTATAGCTATATTTGGTTCGGTTCGGGTATATACCAAATCCAAATCCTGTTTGCAAACTCTTAGGGGTGAAGCATCAATCTTCCAATGACATTTCACAGTGATGATTCTTTATTCCAACAATTAACAAAATGGTGACAAGAAATCAACAGCAAGGGGACACAATGAAGGGCATGTCACTTCTCATCGACCAAGATTAACTCTTGTTGGGAGACAATTCCTTGTTACTCTAGTTTGTAGAGCAGTTGCACATCTTTAGGATTTGAATGAAATCATGTTCATTAATTGAACTTGAACTTTGTAATGGATGTATAGAAGCTTCCCTCAGTTCCATGAAAAACTTAGACTCTTAAAGGCACATCTTAATAAATCAAATGTAGcaatgtaattttaaaaaacatctGTTCAAAGTTAAAATTCATCGACAATTAATTGCTGATGAAATTATTTTGGTATTCTATATTTGGACACTAGATTTTCTACCCAACGCAAATCCAAATAAAGGCCTAGTCATAGTCACTTGGCCCTACTGATTTATTATCTTGTCTATTAATTGAACTTGAACATTGTTATCCCTTTGTTGACTCATGAACTTGTCTATAGTTTGTGAATTTCTACTACTTTTCAAACCGTGATGCTTCATTTGTGACTAAGCTATCAACCCATCGTTGTTTATTTACTGGCttataaattacatttttttttttgtattgagATGCACATGGTAAATTAttgtttgatgtttatttttttttttttaatttgtaatgGTTATTAGTTTGTGAGTCTAGGTTTTAGTCACATAATTCACAATTCGTCTTGGTACGTGCTAATAGGTTTTAGTCACATAATTCACAATTTGTTTTGGTACGTGGTAATAGTATGCGATATGAGAAGAGTTTGGTATATATATGAGTATAGAGTTTCGGTACACGTTGATTCATATTATTAGAATTTTTAAGCGGAAGTTAAAATTTACAGGTGATCATaactactacctccgtccctatatataagactcttttgttaaaatcacgtgaattaagaaagtggatatttatattaaagttgtttgtaagtactattgtttttacagttTTATcgttaagagagagagttagtttatgttttccatatgctatttattgctgattcaagaaaaagatgtataataaataggggcatgtatgtaaagaaataattaatgtagttggaaatagcaaataggtcttataaaaagggacaaaaaaaattctcaaaagggtcttataattagggacggaggtagtatataaAAGTTTATCAACCCTATGCTATTCCCGATATTTTTTGGtcctatttaagaaaatatcaCAATTTTTAAGGTGTGTTATTACTTAAAAGACTTTTCTACCCcttatttaatgtttatcttttttaatattagcGAGTCTATTTAAtgcttcacaattttttataagggtatatttataaaaatattcaaaaagttACACTAACTAATGAACGtaagttttatgttttttagtttttcttcttataataagaACGCGAGGGAGTATCTTAATAACACCTAGAAAAAGCCTTTtactaatatttattaataGTGCAAGAACATGGAGTGATTAAAGTAACAATTGCACCAAATCCAACAAATGTCCACTTCCcaattttttgtcttttcactttcttctttttatcgATGTAATTTGCAATTGACGATTCTCTTTAGTCAAGCTTTCTAGACGTTTTTCCTCATCTTCCTCTTTCTTCGATCTTCATCCGCTCATGGATTCTTTGGTTTGCATGAATTAAAGAGAAATTTGTGTGAACCAATTCACAAAGGTAGTGCGAATCGGTACGCACATACGAATTTACAGTTCATAACATGTCAAATGAATTATGTAATTATGGTCTAGTTTACGAGCCAAATTTGTATAAGTTCCCGGAGCTTAGAGACTAATCTTAATTGTGAAAAATAAGATTGGACTAAGTATAAAACCTTAATGCCTAATCCAATCTTATTTGTGTTTACAAGCCATCCAAGAGATAGTCACATGTAGTGAGCCTTCTCGTCGTCGAGGGAATCACACACACCTTTCATGCATTATGAGAAGGATTGTGGTGCTGTGTCACATTTCTTTTCTGTTTTCATAACAATCCCAACCACCCTAGGTTTCCGGATTACAATTATATATATCCATTACTAACCTTCTATAAATGTACAACTTTATCTTGCATTTAACAAATTGTCACAAATTACCTTACAATTCTCAAACTCTTTGCTCTCTCTGCAATAGCTATTCACAAATTGACACTGAAAGGTTTTGGCAAACATTAACATAATAACTCGACTATTTTTGGCACTCATTGCTTTGGTTGCTTTGGAGTAACAGGTTGTGGAGAACTCGCTACCGTCTTATAACACCCACCTGTTCGTCTAGTTCAAACTGTGGTCATCTTGATCATTGCATGTGCTATCAACTCTCATTGATGTACATTTGTGTTTATCTTTTGGATCATTACTTTATGGATTGTTGTATTACGATGGAACGAAATGGTTCAACAAAGCAACAAGGAATGCTGTGGCAAATCAAACAAGGTTCAGCCAAATCAATCTTGATCATTACACACATTTATTTCATTGTAGTTTTCTAGGCAATGTTAGTTTATTGCAGCATCATTATGTTTTTGTATTTGTATTGTAATTCCTCATATATGTTATCTTTCAATTTCTTCACAGTCTAGACAAGAGCTAACAAAATTTTTTACCAATTACTCACAAGACAACTAGAGTTGAACCGACAATGACATAATCAACTTTTAACTTCTTATCAACTGAATCAACCTTCGTTGGTTTAATAAGTTGGATGGCTAGTTTTAAGAAGAAGACATtgtaaaatctaaaaaattcaGATTAATCATAATACAATTGAAAAGATATGAATTAAATTGCACCTCAGTGTCAATAATCATTACACAAGTTCAATTTCttctataaaaaagaaaaaaactattaacATTTAACATTGTATACAGAGTGAGAGTACTATATACAGTATACAATACATGGAGAAGAATTATGACAACAAGTAAAAAGGAATTACCACcgtaaaaaaaacatcaacgTTTATTCACGGGTCTTCCAAGATCAACAAGCTTCCTTGATCGACTGGCGCAAAATGAAGCTGCACTGGAAATATGGTGCACCCCACCCGCATTCAATTCCTGTCCCAATCCCTTATTCCAGTTCCGATTCGGACTCGCCCGAACCAACGGACTCAAACAAAACGCCATACTAGCTAAACTCTTCCCGGCGTAACCTAGCTTCGACCGCCGCGCCGTCGTCATCACCGTCGTCTTGTTCCGACTCCGCGGTGAAGATTCCGACGAGTTTACAAATTCCGATCGGTCTAGTGTTTCGAAATTATCCACCGGTGATGCTCCCCGATCTATTTGACGGCATCTCCGTTGATCACTAACGCGGTTGTTGTTTTTCCGGCGAGCGGGAACCGTCGTCGCTGACGGAGGAGATGCTGATGCTAGCACCGATGATGAAATCTCGCATGATTCTTGATCTGAATTTGTTCTTGTTCGGAACAAATTCGATAAAATCCAGAATCTCTTCAATCTCCGTTTCTCAGATCCACTTCCTCCGTCGTTTACGGCGGATGATTTTAATTCAACCTCCGGCGTAGTTTGAAACACAATCTCCTTCAGGCGAGTATCGGATTTCAGGTGAGAAACGTACGGCGAAACCGAGCATGGAAAATCAGCCTGCAATGATGGAAGATTCTTCTCGTTCTCAGGTGGTTGGGCCTGGTCTTGGGTTTGGGCTTGGACCTGGACTTCAAAAATTAGCTGGAGGCGTTCACGGAGGCAAGAGGCGCAAACACCGACGGTGCTTGTAAGATCCGGTAAGTGTTTCTTACAcctcatttcttcttcttcttccttctggtGTGTGTTTCTCTATACGACACCGTTTTGGTTTTATATTGTGGTTGCGTTCTTAATGATTGTGTTGTGTTACCAACTATAAGAAAGGATCTGAATTTGATGGAGAATTCTAAGAGAAGGTTTTGTCCTTTTGTTGGATTATTAAGTTGATAATTTCAATAAACCAATAAATGAATAAGAAGATTATAAGGATTTAGATTTTGaggaagagattaagaagaggTCAATGTTGGTTAATTGTTGGGGTTAAGGATAAAGATGGAGAACCAGGTTTGTTAATGTTAACAAGTTGGTTAAGAGAAGATTATGTGCTGGATTACAACGTCCTTTGAGGTGTGTTTTATTGTGGTCCAATAGTTTTGTATAATTGGTTAATTAATCTACCTTTTTTAGGCAAACATTAATGAATCTacctaaaaataatattaatatttttttttaccattaaaaaCCATAATCAGTTAgttaatgtaaaaaaatgaaatcagttcatcattaaatttaaaagatattttaagGGAACTTTGTTACCCATTGTGGTCTTATCTTGTTGGTACGGTCCCATTTGATTTGAGTATTAAACAAGTCTTTGAATTACGAGCGGAAGTTCACACTAAAGGAGCGCGctttttaacttcattttcatttgttaaaattaatataagtGCCACCAAATTCATGTGAGATTCGCGTAATTTTACAAGACTCAAATAAATTTCAATCAATGTCAAACGAATTTCAATCTATGCATAATTTTACGGGATTCAAATGAAATTCGATCAATAGATGAGAATGTTATAGAAAATGTATATTAAgagttgtaaaaaaattagtatatttttttgaaggaaaaaaaattgtatattaaaGAGTGTGTTTTCAtaattattcaatttaaaaatactttttttttaatcaaaataggaaggaattaaattaaaaaccaaaGGAAATATAAGATTGGGGGCAATGACCTGACCAGTAAACCacaaaatcaaaaccctaacaGATGACACAATAATACAGGACAAAGTGGTATAATACATCCAACGCTAAACCATCACTACCACAGATAATCCAACGAACCCACGTGTGAGTACGAAACCGAATTGAAAATCCCACGTGTGAGCACGAAAccgaattgaaaaaaaaaacagagtgACAAAAAGATAATTCTTTTTGCAGGCAAAAACAAAAGGTATGATTAAttgcttaaaaaataataattatggaGCATAAATTTGGACCAAATACatattgtttttgacaaatttttcttttttatatattttgttacgGATGGAATAACCGAAGAAATAATATGTTGATGCCAGCTATTGTgttaatttaaaatcatttgttattttccttttcctttttcgACAATATCATCTGTTTAATGAAAACAGCAAGAGTAAAGAAATGTACAACCTCGTTTACCcatgagtaatttttttttttttttttggttgatataggtaaattattttaattaacaagagaagaaaaagatataatgatttaaatacaaattaaaatattgaaaaagtaATGATTTGTGGGGGTGCTGACTTTTCAAGTATactatattttttgaaggaaaagtaTACTATATTGAAAAGTAATGATTTGTAGATAAGATAGTATAATGATTAATTgaagttaatgttttttttgacCAAGTTAACATCTTTTTTGACAAGATGTTAGTGTTTTCTCTAGTAAGGTGTCTTGCTTTATCGCGGGTTTATTGATTATATTAGTCGGTTCCTCCTTTTTTAGTGACAATTTGTGCTGTTCTTCTCttctaatgattttttttaaagattttaaataacttttattaaaTAGAcctttttgttacaatttaagCAAAGACTTTGATTCCAAGTCTATTTATGTATTTATGGATGGATGATGTGTTAGATTAGGAACCAGATTCTTGCTGTCACTAACCAGATGTATGTAGTTAAAAGATCTGTGACCGTCTGATTGAGACCAAACTATTCAAATCTCAAACTCCTGATTAATTTTAGAGCTTAAGATTTAGACCTTTTGATCTTGATTTGGATGATCATAAATCTCTTGATCGTGTGAGTGAATGCGGTCGGTGATTGCAAGGAATTCAAATTCTTTCATCTAATGTTTGTTTACTCGTTGACAACAGATTAAGGTTCTTTTTAAGAAGCAAAAGATACATTTCAATAAAGTAAATTGCATCCCAAAGCACAAGTTATGATGATCGGATGCTGGAAAAAACAGTACAAAATCCTCCGACGATCAACCTCAACaagaataaaaacaagaaaaacctAGATATGTAAAGATTAATCTAGCGTGAAAGTGCTATTACCCATTTGCCACATAGGAAAACCTCACCCGGACCTCCAATATCGAAATAAGAAGCTACCAGGCCTCCAATATAGCTCAAATAATACCTGAGCTGATCAAACTACACTGACACACTTTGAGAATCCTCTGCCCTACCTAGCAAACCTTCAAACTGCTCTAGATGTAACATTCCTTCCTTTTGAAAGGCCGTAGAAATCCTAAACCAACTACATATATTGTACCATGAACCTGCCAAAAGACAACAAATTAAGGTTACTTAGTGTGGATGTGTGGTGTGGGAGTTGCTTTCTCTTTATTTTACGATATATGCTCTCTCTAGTTTCAAATATAAGCAACaaaactttatattttattttttaacacacACGCACACGCAATAACAAGCTTTTATACGAggttatattttaaaacttcaaattaattGAATCTTCCATGTTTGATTCCAGTGAGATATTTGCAAAACAGACTGAACTGTGTATCATGCATTTTCTCCTGCATCATTTTTTGAATATTGGTTTCTTCTGCAATTCTTTTCTATATAAACATCAATGCTTAAAAATATCCATGTATCAATTCAACTATGGAAAGCCTACTTCCTTGCATTTTTATGCATAGTATCAACCAAACTATTGAGTGaggttatatttatattttgtctCAATAGGATTCTGTGTTTGGTGGTATATATTTTGATGTTTGTTTTATATTCTCAGTGAAGATGAGTAATCTTTGCTCTTCATATTTCAATTTGGTGAAGGTGTTTGATCTCCAATAATCATCTAAGGAACATAACTTGAGCAAATGGAGCAGGCATATATTAAGGCGTTTCAATCCATGAAGTATGTATTAGGTTCATAATCCATTCCTCTCTAAACTGATTCAAATATCTTTTGCAAATGTATAATTtaatatacaattttaaaatacattaCATTCAATTCAAACGGTTTATCTTCTGTCTCTGTACAATTAATAGTCTTGAAATGCAACGAAACACATGTAATAATCCATTTGAGATGCATGTTCCTGGTAAGGTAAGATACTGTTATGCGAGTTAATTGTAAagcatgaaataaaatttttgcATGATAAATATTGAACGAAATTCAAAGTGTATTCGAAGATGCAAAAGTTTATAGCGACTATAAACAATCCGAAGTGTATGAGTTGCTTAATAAAACATATCAGTTACTAAAACATGTGCTAGAGGAGGTAAATTGGCACAATTATTTCAATTTGGGTTCAAGTTCACATGACTTCCAGCCATGAATTGAGAGAAGTTGATTAGTTCTGAGATTTCAGATGATTAACTACATCAACCAAATGCTGCATATTCTGCCAAGAACAAAGGGGTATCCAATTCTAACATCTCTTAACAGATACACAATGATTCACACCAAGAACAAAGTTAAGGCCAAACAAGTTAAAACCCAATTCTACACTCACATACAAATTCACCAGTGAAGAATTCATGACCCCACCTTAAAGAGTTCAGATCTCCCTCTTTCTCTGCAAACTTTCGCGATCCCATCCTcttccctcttctctcttccacTGCACCATCGCTCGCCTGCTGACCTTTTCCCTCCAGCGCTGCCCTGCACCAACCCTTAATACGGCCCAACACCGCGGCCCACTCAATTGATATGgtaaatatttgaatttgatgttaaatgagaATGGACTACATAATGATTCACAATTGAATTCTATCAGgaacaattgttttttaattattatcttTGCATTTTGTTTAAGATACTCAAATTTATAGAAAGTCAAGCTAGAATTTTGGTTGATGCTGACATGGAAGCATA from Medicago truncatula cultivar Jemalong A17 chromosome 8, MtrunA17r5.0-ANR, whole genome shotgun sequence includes the following:
- the LOC112417014 gene encoding uncharacterized protein, encoding MRCKKHLPDLTSTVGVCASCLRERLQLIFEVQVQAQTQDQAQPPENEKNLPSLQADFPCSVSPYVSHLKSDTRLKEIVFQTTPEVELKSSAVNDGGSGSEKRRLKRFWILSNLFRTRTNSDQESCEISSSVLASASPPSATTVPARRKNNNRVSDQRRCRQIDRGASPVDNFETLDRSEFVNSSESSPRSRNKTTVMTTARRSKLGYAGKSLASMAFCLSPLVRASPNRNWNKGLGQELNAGGVHHISSAASFCASRSRKLVDLGRPVNKR